A region from the Panthera uncia isolate 11264 chromosome D3 unlocalized genomic scaffold, Puncia_PCG_1.0 HiC_scaffold_8, whole genome shotgun sequence genome encodes:
- the TSHZ1 gene encoding LOW QUALITY PROTEIN: teashirt homolog 1 (The sequence of the model RefSeq protein was modified relative to this genomic sequence to represent the inferred CDS: substituted 1 base at 1 genomic stop codon), with protein MARAGSPGCGTKRGGLAGRLLQRQVVGVGSGLLRSGAALDAGLENRDKGCVSGCGMAHGVWCVQGFCRVHVTDSAVFPVPVCAHAQKPSNCWGGRVLEDDXFPLTVFHFSLLAYVPEEELKAAEIDEEAVEEDGLSLDVQDGEYVCNEEADIKEAQSYQNSPVSTATNQDAGYGSPFSENSDQLVHFKSSSSREGKEDPQGPDGVSYPQDSLAQIKAVYANLFSESCWSSLALDLKKSGSTTSSNDVGPKESSTPAPTPPTSTAGPTGTTASTPSSGSGSGSGSGPGTGGSGGSGYDWHQAALAKTLQQTSSYGLLPEPSLFSTVQLYRQNNKLYGSVFTGASKFRCRDCSAAYDTLVELTVHMNETGHYRDDNRDKDSEKTKRWSKPRKRSLMEMEGKEDAQKVLKCMYCGHSFESLQDLSVHMIKTKHYQKVPLKEPVPAIAKLVPSTKKRALQDLASPCSPEPAGPAADAALGEAAKDQKAANPYVTPNNRYGYQNGASYTWQFEARKAQILKCMECGSSHDTLQQLTAHMMVTGHFLKVTTSASKKGKQLALDPVVEEKIQSIPLPPTTHTRLPASHVKKQPDSPAASSPAEEKKEPEREKAPAAGEAERKVKEESQDAAEKFEPTALYRYLREEDLDDSPKGGVDILKSLENTVSTAISKAQNGAPSWGGYPSIHAAYQLPGTVKPLPAVQSVQMQPSYAGGVKSLSSEHSALLHSPGSLTPPPHKSNVSAMEELVEKVTGKVSVKKEERPADREKGSPAKAVSPVAKENKDFPRAEESGGKVQQKKGPEAEAGKAKKEGVPDAHTPNGTEPLRAKVTNGCNNLGIITDHSPEPSFINPLSALQSIMNTHLGKVSKPASPSLDPLAMLYKISNSMLDKPVYPATPAKQADAIDRYYYENSDQPIDLTKSKSKPLVSGAADAVASPLRESALMDISDMVKNLTGRLTPKSSTPSTVSEKSDADGSSFEEALDELSPVHKRKGRQSNWNPQHLLILQAQFASSLRETPEGKYIMADLGPQERVHISKFTGLSMTTISHWLANVKYQLRRTGGTKFLKNLDTGHPVFFCNDCASQFRTASTYINHLETHLGFSLKDLSKLPLNQIQEQQNVSKVLANKALGPVGAAEDDLGSTFQCKLCNRTFASKHAVKLHLSKTHGKSPEDHLIYVTELEKQ; from the exons ATGGCGAGAGCGGGGTCCCCGGGCTGCGGGACGAAGCGGGGTGGCCTGGCTGGAAGGCTGCTGCAGCGGCAGGTGGTTGGCGTGGGGTCCGGATTGCTGAGGTCGGGGGCAGCGCTGGATGCCGGGCTTGAGAACAGGGACAAGGGCTGTGTCTCCGGA tgcggGATGGCCCATGGTGTCTGGTGCGTGCAGGGATTCTGCAGGGTCCACGTGACCGATTCCGCCGTGTTCCccgtgcctgtgtgtgcacatgcccaGAA ACCATCTAACTGCTGGGGAGGCCGCGTCCTTGAAGATGATTGATTTCCCCTCACcgtgtttcatttttctctcctagCTTATGTTCCCGAGGAAGAACTAAAGGCAGCAGAGATAGATGAAGAAGCCGTGGAGGAGGATGGGCTGTCCCTGGACGTCCAGGACGGCGAGTACGTGTGCAACGAGGAGGCGGACATCAAAGAAGCCCAGAGCTACCAGAACTCCCCGGTCAGCACCGCGACGAATCAGGACGCGGGCTACGGGTCCCCTTTCAGTGAGAACAGCGACCAGCTGGTCCATTTCAAGAGCTCTTCCTCCAGAGAGGGCAAAGAGGATCCGCAGGGCCCGGACGGCGTCTCCTACCCCCAGGACAGCTTGGCGCAGATCAAGGCTGTGTATGCCAACCTGTTCTCTGAGTCCTGCTGGTCCAGCCTCGCCTTGGACTTGAAGAAGTCCGGTTCGACCACCAGCAGCAACGATGTGGGCCCGAAGGAGAGCTCCACCCCCGCGCCCACGCCCCCCACCAGCACGGCGGGGCCCACGGGCACCACCGCGAGCACCCCCagctcgggctcgggctcgggctcgggtTCGGGCCCGGGCACCGGAGGCAGCGGCGGCTCGGGCTACGACTGGCACCAGGCCGCGCTGGCCAAGACGCTGCAGCAGACGTCCTCCTACGGGCTGCTCCCCGAGCCCAGCCTCTTCAGCACCGTGCAGCTCTACAGGCAGAACAACAAGCTCTACGGGTCCGTGTTCACGGGCGCCAGCAAGTTCCGCTGCCGGGACTGCAGCGCCGCCTACGACACGCTGGTGGAGCTGACGGTGCACATGAACGAGACGGGGCACTACCGCGACGACAACCGGGACAAGGACTCCGAGAAGACCAAGCGGTGGTCCAAGCCCAGGAAGCGCTCGCTGATGGAGATGGAAGGCAAGGAGGACGCGCAGAAGGTGCTCAAGTGCATGTACTGCGGCCACTCCTTCGAGTCGCTGCAGGACCTGAGCGTCCACATGATCAAGACCAAGCATTACCAGAAAGTGCCTCTGAAGGAGCCAGTACCAGCCATCGCCAAACTGGTCCCTTCCACCAAGAAGCGCGCCCTGCAGGACCTGGCGTCGCCGTGCTCTCCCGAGCCGGCGGGGCCGGCCGCCGACGCGGCGCTGGGCGAGGCGGCCAAGGACCAGAAGGCCGCCAACCCCTACGTGACGCCCAACAACCGCTACGGCTACCAGAACGGCGCCAGCTACACCTGGCAGTTCGAGGCCCGCAAGGCGCAGATCCTCAAGTGCATGGAGTGCGGCAGCTCCCACGACACCCTGCAGCAGCTCACCGCCCACATGATGGTCACCGGCCACTTCCTCAAGGTGACCACCTCGGCCTCCAAGAAGGGGAAGCAGCTGGCGCTGGACCCCGTGGTGGAAGAGAAGATCCAGTCCATCCCTTTGCCGCCCACCACGCACACCCGGCTGCCCGCCTCCCACGTCAAGAAGCAGCCCGACTCTCCCGCGGCGTCCTCGCCCGCCGAGGAGAAGAAGGAGCCCGAGCGGGAGAAGGCGCCGGCGGCCGGCGAGGCGGAGAGGAAGGTCAAGGAGGAGAGCCAGGACGCGGCCGAGAAGTTCGAGCCCACCGCCCTGTATCGGTACCTGCGCGAGGAGGACCTGGACGACAGCCCCAAGGGCGGGGTGGACATCCTCAAGTCCCTGGAGAACACGGTGTCCACGGCCATCAGCAAAGCCCAGAACGGCGCACCCTCGTGGGGCGGCTACCCCAGCATCCACGCGGCCTACCAGCTGCCCGGCACCGTGAAGCCGCTGCCGGCCGTGCAGAGCGTGCAGATGCAGCCGTCCTACGCGGGGGGCGTGAAGTCGCTGTCGTCGGAGCACAGCGCGCTCCTGCACTCCCCGGGGAGCCTCACGCCCCCGCCGCACAAGAGCAACGTGTCGGCCATGGAGGAGCTGGTGGAGAAGGTCACCGGCAAGGTCAGCgtgaagaaggaggagaggcCCGCCGACCGGGAGAAGGGCTCCCCGGCCAAGGCCGTGTCCCCCGTGGCCAAAGAGAACAAGGACTTCCCTCGAGCGGAGGAGAGCGGCGGCAAAGTCCAGCAGAAGAAGGGCCCCGAGGCGGAGGCGGGGAAGGCCAAAAAGGAGGGCGTGCCGGACGCGCACACCCCAAACGGCACCGAGCCGCTCAGGGCCAAAGTCACCAACGGCTGTAATAACCTGGGGATCATCACGGACCACTCGCCCGAGCCCTCCTTCATCAACCCGCTGAGCGCGCTGCAGTCCATCATGAACACGCACCTGGGCAAGGTGTCCAAGCCCGCGAGCCCCTCGCTGGACCCGCTGGCCATGCTGTACAAGATCAGCAACAGCATGCTGGACAAGCCGGTCTACCCCGCCACCCCCGCCAAGCAGGCCGACGCCATCGACCGCTACTACTACGAGAACAGCGACCAGCCCATCGACCTGACCAAGTCCAAGAGCAAGCCCCTGGTCTCCGGCGCGGCCGACGCCGTGGCGTCGCCTCTCCGGGAGAGCGCCCTCATGGACATCTCGGACATGGTGAAAAACCTCACGGGCCGGCTCACCCCCAAgtcctccaccccctccaccgTGTCGGAGAAGTCGGACGCCGACGGCAGCAGCTTCGAGGAAGCGCTGGACGAGCTGTCGCCCGTGCACAAGAGGAAGGGGCGGCAGTCCAACTGGAACCCCCAGCACCTGCTCATCCTGCAGGCTCAGTTTGCCTCGAGCCTGCGGGAGACGCCGGAAGGGAAGTACATCATGGCGGACCTGGGCCCCCAGGAGCGGGTGCACATCTCCAAGTTCACCGGGCTGTCCATGACCACCATCAGCCACTGGCTGGCCAACGTGAAGTACCAGCTGAGGAGGACAGGGGGTACCAAGTTCCTGAAGAACCTGGACACCGGAcatcctgttttcttttgcaaCGATTGTGCCTCTCAGTTCAGAACTGCGTCTACGTACATAAATCACCTAGAAACACACTTAGGCTTCAGCTTGAAGGATCTCTCCAAGCTGCCACTAAATCAGATTCAAGAACAGCAGAACGTTTCAAAAGTCCTGGCCAACAAGGCTTTGGGCCCGGTAGGGGCCGCCGAGGACGATCTGGGCTCCACATTCCAATGCAAGCTTTGCAACCGGACTTTTGCGAGCAAGCACGCAGTCAAACTGCACCTTAGTAAGACCCACGGCAAGTCCCCGGAGGACCACCTGATCTATGTGACAGAGTTGGAAAAACAGTAG